AAACTTCAGAaaacttttactttttactttaaaaatattattttacaGTAATCAAGTTCCATGGTGATATCTATTAATAAACTGCTTTACCCTATTCATCCATTTGTGTATGGAGGCATGTTATTATGCTTATTACCAAAAACTCAAAATTCAgcaaggtaaacaaaatattctgAATCAGTTTACCTTTGTGAAAGTGGTCCTAGTGTACTGATCAGTGGGCCATTCTGGACACTTCATTCAACAATCTTCATTCATATGACAACAAAGCACCATTaaatgtagtgtagtggttgGAATCATCATAAACCCATGTATTAGCCATCAGACGTACATAGACCTGGTCCCGTTGATCCAGCTGCAAAATCACTCCATTTGATCCACCATCAATTCCGTCATGATCAGATTTCCATTCAACAGTTGACACTATCTTCTGTTGGTTCTTAAAGAGATGCATAGTGGATCCATGGGCAGCAAATACGATatcaaaaaacataaacatataaatCCCCTTCAGTGGTGCTGTGAAAATACCTGTAGAACGTAAAGAATTGAAATAACAAAGAAAATATATTGGAATCTGGCGGGTTAATAGTGGGAGgggataaataaattaaataaatataaataaataagtagagTTGCAAATCTTCAGGAGTTCCAAACATTTCCTAGCACAAAACCTGTAATTTAGCTGTTCAGAGCTGGGAAATTAGTGCAACCTGACCCCAAAGCCATACCTGTTGCCGGGTTGTAAGCACTGCCTATATTGGTGATAACAGTTCTGTACACCAGAGTAGTCTCTGTGTTGAAGGGTCCACACTGCCCCCCTGTCAAGGCTGCTGAGAAGGCTACCGTTGTCCCTAAAAGACAGAAAAGTAATGTGAAAGGCCCATATccaattaaatgtaaatattaaatgtaaatactATATTTCTTTTAATTCCACAGTTATGACAAAGTGATCTTATTgtcaagaaaaaacaaaaacaaacattgtaCACTTTTAAGAAATAATCTATGAACATTTGTTTGTCATTTCTTTCTTGTCTTATAGAAGttattctttatcttctgtgTTCATTATGTGAGGGATGGAGGCAGCCACATAAAACAATCAATATTCAAAAACGTTGTTTGTCTTCACCAGTGTCTAATAAAGATACCGCAGGCCGACCATACCTTTAAGACGGTGCTTCAGGTCTGCTATTTGACTCCCTCCTTCCAATATCTTGGCGTCTGCCTCCTGGATTTTAAGTTCTGTGTGCTGCACCTTGGCCCCCAGCTTCTCCACCTCTTTCTTGCAGTTGTTAAGACTCACCTCCATAGCACCTTGCTTTTCAGCCATAGTCATCAGTTGGCTTAGGATAGTTCCCAACACAGTTCCCATTCCAGAGTTACCCTGTGAAGACGTGCCATCCCCACTACTCTCTGCCCCTGAGTGAGAGCACAAGAGTAGGACCAGCAGTGCAGTTTCCTTCATTATTTGTGTATTTGCAGCTTATGATGACTTATGGTATGATGGGTTGAATGGCCAACATTCAGTGGTTTAAATACACAGGCATTACCATTGGGTATCGAGAACATTGCATGaatcccccctccccttcatAAATTTCGTAATTTTGGAATTCAGTCAGGGAACTTCTGGAATGTGCAACACGAGAAGACTCAAAAGTTGACAGTCACAGCCCCAAACATCAACTGTCAAATTCATAACACTTATGCACCATTATGCACcacctttgttttgtttgataaTAATAACTGCTATACCAAGCATTAACAGTGTAGagacaaacagttagaaagtcAGTgtaggagaaaagaagagatggCACCCAACACTCACTCTAATAACCTCCCATGGTGTTTAGGTTTGACTTGAAGTTGAACCTGCagtgttttttgtctttttttttcttttatttcagCCATGCCAATaatcagtggtggaggaagtactgaaactcagtacttaagtagtacaaatacacagagaaatatttacttcagtaaaagtaaaagtaccacaatgacaaccctacttaagtaaaattaaaaagtacctgcttttaaatgtactttaagtattaaaagtaaaagtatttgcataatgatttattctcttaatatctatattctaaaagaaaaatcagtatgggctgtggcattttaattaagctagttttaggttgtactcgactagatagttttaagctaatgcaattgtgcttaccatctgtggcccaatttacattctgacctacaattctagagactgtaattctggttatctactagggtgatctgctgagtaaaagatcattcagcaaaacacgagagcctgaagtttaacggggtagacaaggaacacgtcgggtggatcgtaatgccaattctgctgattgaacagagaaaggtgtctttatgattaggttcagtttcacttgcgcagacgcacatagacattgaatgagcgctcacattactacccccaagtgtaggctatgcctctttatttgatcacacacaattaataaaGATTTCTTAATCTGGAAATTGTTACGTTTTTTTCGGCCAGCGGTTCTATAATACagtagtctaccattcatttgtgccgcaaatgatcagacgtgtgatagaagcatgggcatagcctgtaacttcgctgatccgcgggtagcaatctcatcggagaggaggccctaattctgcagataacagacagaaggcacagaacacagttgcatgtccagtagccatgggtctggtgaatatagcctaccgaatgcagatggctacaagctcacgctttgcctggtctagactagaagcttatgtttcaaagatttagaagctgggcacgtagagctccagaatctttggtagcaaccccgccccctggtaaaacaaacgtgtttggcatagaaaaaaaaactgagcataaaatgtatcgtaaaaaggaacgatggtgttgtagaaatgtagcggagtaaaagtacagataattgctgtaaaatgtaacgaagtaaaagtcaaaagtatgcactataaattctacttaagtaaagtacaaatacgtggaaaatttacttaagtacagtaacgaagtatttgtacttcgttacatttcaCCACTGCCAATAATTGACATTTCCAGATGTACCTGCTACAACTACCAATAGTAGTTCCAATAGTTGCAGCCTATAGATTGATGGCCTCAGCACGACTCTCTTGGCCTGGCCTCGTCCGCCTCGTATCTCAGCTCATTTTCATTTTACTGAAGTGAGACGAAGTAGTGAGTCTGGTGAAACCAGGCTACGACTCACTCTACCCACAGTGGGAATACCGATATGACTTTCCCATACAGCTGGGCGCTATTAtgattgtgagccctgtatgtgtttagcttggtttcttgatggctagctcgctagctagtggggggttagcgtagcagtcacttgctaccgaagctgcagggggagctatgtcgtgaaaaatgtgaGCCCAAAtcctagtgttaattttgtcacctatttttaatttagtcttagtcttagtcttgtgacaaaatgtcctttttagtctttgtcatatttagtcattcaaatatcattttcgttagtcaagttttagtcgactaaaagtctcatcattttagtctagttttagtcaaaagaaaactaaaggtatcttagtcttagtcagttttagtcaaaacattttagtcttcttttcttataacaaattatttctgattaccatttgagtcaaatagtgttttacacatctcaattttccaacaatattgtgtgtccacagggctactcgtctgttataattactcattctgattttttgtcagtcagtacgtttacatgcacaggtaagtcaagctacagttatagctcggctgggatttgaccatagacttgactggaccactgtcatgatattcgtagaccagtgtttctcaatgtGTGGTCCGGGGACTACTGGTGGTCCGAAAGCTATCCCacgtggtccgcgagcagacgtggtaaaatataatatagatgagttgtttgcaatattgaaccaacttgtatgtaaatccaaacagttctgcaacactgtctatgtaagatatgccagtttaaaccATAtagtatgaatcctctgacacaataagcaaagtgcaaagacaataagcaaggtggttcagtgagtaggcctattgtgtagactaatatactgttgaagtaggtctattttttatttattttttgttagctagggttagttaagtggtccttcgtctgaaaaagtttgagaaacactgtcgtagaccagagttttaatgttttactccgccacgctagatggcgatatgcgcccaaacgcaacacattccccaaacaaactccacatcttagccatagctaacttgctagcgaactttccatattagcttacttgctagcaaactttgcatcatcagtgtaactagttaaatagctgacattacatgctgaacattttcgtatggacattctgggggatgttaatttgtatgagagaagcttcaacttctgggtatgtagcattgtggcataaagcttaggtagttagcttgcaaactctggcagaaatctccggtgttcttgttccatgtagtttcgtgttgcagccacagggttgcagcaacagcacgtagactcgcctacaggaaagctgttgagcataaactcattcggaatattttgaaaacgtaacagctagatattctgccttctcattttgtagacgaaaatgaagagagattttttcttagtttttatttcatgcaaaacattttactttcgtcttttttcgtcaacatgcatcttaagatagtcttagtcagtgtctCAGGACAGTAATggcgtctcgtcatcgtctcgtcttagtcatgaaaaaaaaggttgttgacgaacatatttcctctcgtctcgtcagacgaaattaacactaaatcaggtgaaaacccagaaacagcgaaggaataaccagacctgcatagggcttctttaaataatttaacaattCAAACtattcaactatttaactgttcagccatttcaactgtcagttgtcatcaactatgactcccgccaactgtttcctctgctcacaactgtttccaaataaaagtttgttttgcattttatgttaatgtagttttgctttttaatgcactggtaatttcctcgaaattacattttctatttCTTATCTTTATTATTCCACTGACCACTTTTTCTGCGTTTAAATCAGCTTGAACCGTTTAACGTACAAACTTCATTTAAACTTTGTAACGCAGGTCTTGAGGACACTTgagcaatgtatttttcattttttcaactAGCATAGCAACTACCATATGTAGCATAgtaacaccctagcaaccatctcaattaattgttgtcctgttgtcctgaaaacacttctgaacacacttctgctgctcttacataacttgcaccactatgcaacttgcatacttaggtcaaacagaactacctcagccatttattggcctgacttttgcactattatattgactgttgactgttattatattgactgtctactgtatgcacaattgcacaatttcaacccaaattttggtgctcttatttcttcattgtatgtgccttcttatttactttttatattgtttacttgaatgttatgagTGTAGCCTACCCTTAAGGTAGgctacactcatcaacactataGCAACAATTTACTACCATGTATTGTTACAAACATTGgtcaataacctccaccatcatcaaacatgttctgaatgccttttttttaaaaatacggTACTGCTAACctgacaatagccagatgaatttcgctccgcctagctccactcatccatctggaaccgatccattgaagtgttgcttcagaaagctgggcctaatcaaaaaatgcttgcatatgattgactaagccacttgtccatcatctattgacgtgctacttcaaccactcacatcgaagccaacccgtgacgctgataacagtctcacagtcgcttctacgctatgtcacatctatgaaactcccgccctgcgtcctgattggctgaaccataaagtcggttgcagaaatcactctcaatggaagaggtcccagatggatgtgagtgaagctaggcggagctaagcggaacgacattcatctggctattgtcagGTTACGGTACTGCATggtgcagtccaccttaccgtgatcacagaattcatagtttacctaCCTCTGCTCTacacactaccacagaagtgtaattatatGTTGAGCATGTCAATAGTGACATGGCACCTTGCCCTGTTAGCATCACTGTAAGCCCATTCAGTGATAATGCAAATAAACGGTCTTGCTCAAAACGCCACCAATGAGCGTAAATTTAAATTTTAAAGTTGTTAACTACTGTAAATAACCCCTACATTGTTTTTACTCCAGAGTTACATTTTAACtataaattacatttttgcagttttcatgcactggtaattccttggaattgcatttctagtttgaAACTATTATGTTTAACTATGTATAGTGTTCATATACTGACTGTATAAGCATCTTTATCTAGGATATATCTCAAAATCTGACGCAGTAGCAAGACATGTCAAAGTAGGCCTTCCCTCATAGTTGACCATGAGGTGGcagttatctatctatctctatctatctaatgttCTATCAAGGTATATGTGCTGAAGGTTTCGCCTCTGCCAGTAAACGATGCACCTGCAACTTCACTGGTGTTATTCAGCAACATTGTGTTAATTCCTGAGCCTTGACAAGCACATGTATAACAATAGTTGATTGTTGATAGATCATTTAGaattaagtagcctaatgtacCATGTCTATTAATGCATGGATGTGCCTATGTTGTCTTTAACTTTGTATTGGCTTGAACATATTACACAATATTGCTTTAAGGTCTTAATAACTGTCAAGAGTGCCTCAGTAAGGAGGCCATGAGACAGATGTGCACAAACCGGTCCATTGTTCAGGTGCCAGCAGATCTATCAACATGTTCTCCTGCCACATtcccctctctatctgtctctctttggtATAGCAGGTGCTGAGAGTTAACGTACTGATTGAAAGAAATATCACTTTCTTCTGAAGGCATCTGCAGTATGATCACCATCGTTGCACCCTGAGGTTTTTGGTTTCCTATCAAGGCATTCCATCTGACAGCGACAAGCACCTTAGTTGCACAGGTGTCATTTTGTGCTGTCTCACTTACTGTAGCCTAGTGTCTAGCTGATTCCTCGTGGGTGAACATAACAACGCCAACGAGTCTGATCACGTTGCAATATGTGTCATGCCTGTAAGTGTTAACAGGACTGTTCCCCGTAAACTGAATTTGGCTCAGACGAAATCACGACTGACGTAGTCACCAGCGGTACTGACAAACTCGCTCTACGCCCCCCGCTCAGTAGATGGCTTGTACAGATTGTTCCTGAGAGAAGAGTGGCGTGGTGGCGAGGCGACGGAGAATATATCGGGAAGGGCACACAGGAACGTCGCTGCTTAAAACGACCGTCCTCTCAGAGCTTCAGCCGTCTGCATCACCCAGGCATTGTGCATACACATATCAAGGCTTTCTTTTGCGCCGTCAAAGAGTGCGACATGTTTGTCAGAGTATGGACGGACACGACGTGACTCTCCGCGAACAGATTTTCCATGACCGCGTCCGTGAGACCATTGTAAGTACACCTTGTTCTCCCCAGTAACTCGTTGTTATTAACCTGTAGCGACAGTATTCCCTCATGTACCCTGCATTAGCTGTTGGCATCTCTAGCAGAAATATTAGCCACATGCGTTAAATTATGTTTATGATGCAGTGGTTTGTAGGCTACCCTGCTCAAGTCATATAATTATGTCAGAGCGgccaaaataaaataacagtttatttatttactgatTTTGGAATAcaactttaatttgttttttgAGCTAAGACAGTCTCATTTAGTCTCTTTTTCTGGTTATTTCTCGTGTTTTTGTGCGCCTCTGGTCAGGAAGAAATTTGTTTAATCCGATTTACCTCTGTGGGATGGAAACGTGCAGAGGTCATGCAGCAACTCAAATTCCTGCCCGTTGCAGACATCCACTAAGAATCAGCTCAGAATGCACTTCACTTTCTAAGTTAAATCCATACAATTCTTTTAAACTTTGCTCCATCATTGAAATAAAACACACTAAACAGTACTCATGCAGTTTTACTCATTTGTTCTTCATGGCCTCAGACAGGTAATAGTAAGAATGTATTAGGAAAGAATCTATACGTTACCATACTGTATTATATACTACTTGTCCACTTGTATGTATTGCATAGGATAAATGAGAGATTGGGGGTTGCATAGTGGGTTGTGAGGAGGATGCCTTTGGAATGTTTTCATGTCCCTGAGTGATTCTGCACCCAGTCAGACTATAAGAGCTTTACTGTTACAAAGCTTTTGTGCATAATAAAGCTTTACTGTCATGAGTATGTATGGGTTTCCTTTGTTTTGTGTGATTTGACTGGAATGCCACTTTGCCACATATGTTCAATATTTCCCTCCTGAGCCGAAGCCCAAACTGAGAGGGCATGTTAGACCTGGTCAGGTCAACAATGTCCAGGCCTCATGACGGCTACTAAGCTTATACATCTTtatattattttcattttcGCACCCATCCCATTCAGGATAATTGCTTATTTGTTGTGATTTAACCTAAGTCATCTCTGCCTTCTAATAGGCGTTGATGTGTTTGTAAGCTATATTTGTACACAAGTATTTGTGTATGCACATTTCCGTTGCCGACTGAATAGTATTACAGTTGAGTATAGTATAGTGGAGTATATTCAATGAGACAGTTTGTTTGTGAACAGAGCAGTAGAGATTTCAGATAAATTCCAGCCATGGGGGAAAACACACATGTGGAAAAGTGTGTATGAGATTATTGactgactgtgtgagtgtgtgtgcatgaatgtagGCGTGCACAAGCCTATAATCATCCAGTTGCCTACAAAAAGCCTCTAAGCGTTTGGTAGGACCGTGATGTTATTATCCTCTATTGAGAGGCTGATAAGGTCATGACCAGTCACCATGACCTCAATCGGCATAAGCTGTATTTTTGTAGTGTAAACGATACATTAGTCTcaaatatatttaattatattCAATAATCAATATATTAAATGGTTTAAAACAAACTTTATATGTCAAATGTCAGAATACTTGATGTGACTATTTTTCATAGAATAGTTTAACTAGAATAAGGGCTAACTAATCCATTATCActgcatgtgtatctgtattGTAGCCAGTGCTCTTGATTGTGGTGCATTGAGTTCTCCTCTGTCTTAGTAATTCATTAGAGGCTGTGAGCTGTTAGACTGCTATTGTTGGTTTCCTGGTACCACTCATAATAGCCGCCACTGGCTCATACACAGACTAGCATCTTGGGTCGAGTGGGCATCCATCCAGGTCTGCCATGCACCAGCTGTTGGCTCTGTTAGCAGAGCGCCTTTTGTGGTTGTGGAGTACATTA
Above is a genomic segment from Alosa sapidissima isolate fAloSap1 chromosome 4, fAloSap1.pri, whole genome shotgun sequence containing:
- the LOC121707498 gene encoding complement C1q-like protein 2; the protein is MKETALLVLLLCSHSGAESSGDGTSSQGNSGMGTVLGTILSQLMTMAEKQGAMEVSLNNCKKEVEKLGAKVQHTELKIQEADAKILEGGSQIADLKHRLKGTTVAFSAALTGGQCGPFNTETTLVYRTVITNIGSAYNPATGIFTAPLKGIYMFMFFDIVFAAHGSTMHLFKNQQKIVSTVEWKSDHDGIDGGSNGVILQLDQRDQVYVRLMANTWVYDDSNHYTTFNGALLSYE